DNA from Gouania willdenowi chromosome 15, fGouWil2.1, whole genome shotgun sequence:
TATTGCTGAGTACACCACTTCCTAAAAGCTTAATGTGTGCTTCATTGGTTGGAAAAGATGAAATCTGGACATTTCTTCAAAAGAAAACTTGATTATGGTGAAATAATCtgatattaaaatgtaacaataatttaaaagttGTTTCTTTGCATCAACTGCTGTTATGTAAAGTATGTTTAATTATAAGGAATTAACTATGGCCTGATCTCCTGAAATATACGGAGTTAATCTGTAACCCATATTGAGTTTTTCTTTAACCAGGTTGGACCAGGTATGCAAATATTGGCCTTCTATTGTCTTCCCATGAGGCGTTTTTTATAACGTCCTGTAAAGGGATACAGGTGGGAGTTACTATTTACTCACTGTCccacaagataaaaaaaaagaataaaagaaaggTCTTTCAATGGCGCATACAAAGGACAACACCCGAGAACATGAGCCAAGAGGAAGAGCAACAATGTATTCTTAGAAATATGTTTATTGTGATGAATGGAGAAACAAAAATCAGTTTTAAATGCAAGCATTATTGAACAGATTAAAATGAGAAAGTTGAACCCCTATGGGATGTTTTTGTCAAGCAGTTCAATCTTTGTAGTTATGAGCTAGatattttttagatatttgtTTATCTTTGTGTTACTCAATATTAAGACAAAAGCCTTGgtgatttaaaaactaaaaaaataaaacccttTTCTAGTGGCTATATTGACTCCAGATGTTTTCATAATGACCATTAATGACCAGTAACCACAGatctattttgtttatttcatgactATGATTCTAACCGCTGAACAATATTATTTGACTCGTGGCCATGGGAAGGATTGTTTTCTACAATGGCGTTTccatttcctgtaattttgccTAATGTACTACTCTAATTTCAAGTAATACAATAATTGTAAGTTGCTCAGAGCTTTAACCCTCTGTAGTCCATGGTACAACTGGCCTTTTTTGAttactttatattttatcataaaaaCTGTTTAGCTTGTGCTGTTTGATATCATTCTTTGCAGCACaactttgaatttgaatttagtgttaattgttcattttgacatGCTTCATAATCAGAATGGacttaaaatcacacaaaagcaCCAAATCCGAGTAGAAAAAAATGGGTATTTTTCACTGTGAAAACCACAAATATGTTGAACAAACCGATTTGATGAAGGAGAATTCAAATATAAAgtgtgatattaaaaaaaacaaaaaaaaaaaccatatgtACAAGTTCAGAAAAACTAAGTTATGTACATAAAAAGCAGGAAATGCCTCTGGCGTTTTTCACAATGACAAATGTGTTTATGACACATGCTCGTGTATCCAAGTGATTTTGCCAAGAAACATTGCTGTCCTGGGTAAAACAAGGCATGTTCCTAAACAAAAAGCACTGTATACCTGTCTATGTTGTACAGTCTTGTTACCACATTTTAGTTTCTGTTTAAAGGTATTGGGGAATACGTATAGATCCAACATCGAACCATTATTCATAATGAAAAGAAGAGTCATCAGACTGATAAATAATACAAGATGCAGTTATCACACACATGGACTATTCCTAAAACACAAGAATGTAATTTAAGATGGAAACTAAATCTAAAGATGCAAAATGCCATAGATCAATACTGAAAATAATGGGTATACCAATATCaatggttaaaatatggaacagCCTAAAGAATGAATTAAAGCAAAGTAATAATATAAAACCAGTATGAATTTGGTTCAAAATACAAGGAATTGGAGCAGCGGTTTTAACCAGGCCAGCAATGAATGATGGTATGGTATAAGATATAATAAAAAAGTATATTGTGTAATAATGTCATGAGGCATGACTAttaaatttgttatttttacattatgtaTTATCACAAATTCATATTGTATAAATTGTACAGTACTGTATATTGCCGTAATTAatagtaaaatgtaaaatagagACATTTCAGTTTGTtgccttgttttatttttgatgattacctatattttatcttttatttggtACCAGTTTCAACTGACATGATAAGTCTGACAAGGCTTTCATATTTACACGTCAGATTTGGCAGAGGAACAAAGTAAAATTGGGTCTCTAGAGTAGTTTTGCTGATGAAATAAAGATAAGGCcgggaatataaaaaaaaaaaaagacaagaaagtaAGTGATCCAGCTGCCACATTAAACCTAGTTTATGGTCAGGTCCTATCCTTTGCTGCTGTGTACAATCACATTCTGAGTAGAGTGGTTCTCAGCCACCATTTATATGAGTAAATGTTTAATTAGACTATGGCTGCAGGATACTTGTTGCAAAGCCCTTTTTATGTGTAAAACATTTGCTTCTTGCCTGTCGTGGATTGACTCACCACCACTACTAGAAAAGGCTTAACAGAGCTGTGGTAAATGAGTCATCTGTGGCCTGACTAAACATGGGGCACTGAACATGGTGTGtatgcatttttttgtcaacTCGACATAATCTTGCTCCTGGGTGGGATCTCTCTTTGGTCACGCCACATGTATTGAACTAGTCCTTCCCACTCAATCTTTTTGGCTTCATCCAACTTTTAAAGAGGAAACACTTACtttataaattacaattacagctaGGCCTTGATGATAAAACTACAACGATATTTATCGCAATACTAGAGAAAATATGTGCCATAGAATGTTCGAAAATTTCACTGAACTCCGTTAACCTGGAAAAAAAACTCTGACCCAGAACCGCAAGGCATTCTGGGGATGTAGGCAGATGAACAGCTTGAGCTGCTCCAAAGTAGCTGTACACGTACATTAGTAGTTTTCATATTTTACTGATCACCGAAAAAAAATGATGACCAATCACCGATtcgatcatatgaattcaggttgttaTTTTAGGTAACGACTGAATTCTTTTGGTACTATTTGATACAGATTCCCGGAAAATCAAATGATACTATTTTTCgggacctaaacgcagccttgtgactgtgagggagtggaacgtttgttgtgtgtgtgtgtgtgggtgggtatGTTGCCCTTTAACTGCGAATGAATGCCCTagtccaggggtctgcaacctgcggctctggagcctcatgtggctctttgagtcCTTTGCCATGGCTccatatagctttaaaaaaatactgaaataaagagttattttcttacagaggctattaatgattaatgacaaataaaatcatgatataacaatttgttaacttaaaaataaatcacgttgtgcaccttcctacttcatctcctgcaacatctacagacatcaactttcctgcacctgtggttaaccttaagttttaaatccctggtaagataactaaaccaacaaaaacactattctggaagaaaatagagattttaattgtgtgggaacagattcttTTAACtaccaatgtgccggttaaatatgcatgctttatgtgtggcaagaaattagcaattagcatgtgttggccacatgatcatgcattaatacattaaatacattaacataaaaaatatttatataaattgtgttcatgtaaactgaaatgtgtaagaatttgaagatgcaagacacggttttgttgttattttttttatgtcaatacattttattttattttaaactgtttttaagttgccatttacttgatcaatataaatcaaattaaatcaaacattattctatataattttaactgtatagaatttaatacactgtattgtctacATTGAGGCGGTATTTTtctggctccaggaggactttattcGGGGTGAGATGAGGtgaaatggctcctttgagagtaaaggttgcagacccctgccctagtcGCTCGACCATGTGGGGAGTGTGAGAATGGAGCAGatcgattataagctgtatgccgtttttagtgattggcaaaataaacgttgtagctgttgaattaaaccggAGTTCTATGTgatactcaatgactgctgtgaagcaactacaagagagttggagatgaagctgcggaggcagaccacactggaactatgTGATGCTtccactagcattagcattaggaacaAATACGTATTTACTGACTGTAGCATCGCAAAACCTGCCGTTGCTTATAATCCATATTCACAAGTGCACAGGGGGGTGGGGCACACACGCTTCTGTGTCAGCCACCGCCCTGAAACAGACAGACGTGTCCACTTTGAAAGCGAAAGTAAATGGGAGGCATCACTCAGCTTTAGGACTCTCTTTTAACATGCTCGGGCTGAAtaaaaaatcacacacactctcacactaACAGCAGATGCTGTCCCCactttcagagccagtagactggggaagaagaCTGGTGCTCAGCCGCTCCGCTAGACATTTTTGCCGTTcactcataggttttcacctttgtgtaCAAATAcgagtgaaataaagctgtgtcatgtaaagcaaacaacgctttggtgtaaatgagacagataaaacaatgcaatgggagcatctacagaaagtttcatcacaacaatgacatcattgattggaaattaagacattacagctgatcacattaattgcataaaatgctaaatatcggcCGATCTGATACAGCtgatcagatcggtgtaaagcctaatgctaagctaagctaacccaccaacacagagactgggctaagagctaatgctaaactcttcataaaaggaagagaccaagtTAAAAGACATGGCTTACTTTCATTAAACCACAAAGAGCCACAGATTTAATTATGGGAAGATTTAAGatttgtatggaaggataaaagctaaatgtttagccTTAAACTTATTTCACTATTTATCCGTCCCAagttgtgaaacgcaatatttctaattatatttcacatgatcacagaaaaagctggtcccattagaccgTAATGTAACTATTGCTATTATTGTTACACCAACATATCCTGTTAGTACTGCTCTcagtaattaattttaaaatatcagcctgatctggtttaattagaggaaatcagagagatatttatcaaccataactatatataactcattatcagatataagataaacaagattcagcagaagtggtttatattaaacagtaaaaacactattagttatttttccttttcatgtgctttttgtttttttaagaaaataatttcattataaatgagaGAATGAATGCCAAAATTGCctttaatattttcttaataCATAACCTGCTGTTTGTTTCATGTCAGAGATGTTAGTTTTACATCAGTTGtgcactgatttattatttataaacttGCGTTGTACAATTACTTTGatgaagcatttatttaatgtctatatttgtacatttataggtttatttttttaattaagtaagttttttttttttctctatagatttgttgacctctttttaaatgttaaagattacatttaaaataaaagtatttaaatttggcctttttttcttctggtcATTATTTTGAACAGGTTAAAAAACCAAATGAATAATTATCGATATCGACCGATATGAAACGCTTACATCGTGATACACTTTTCAGGCGTATCACCCAGCTCTAATTACATTTGTGGTCAGATTCAGAGTATTATTTTGGTTTAATTCAGTTATTTTAACTGTTATTCAGTTATTTTAAGCACTGAGAGACAGGAATTGTATTGACACAACGCAATATCTTACTGTATTTGACACTAAACACAATATTTAGAGACTAGCGTGTTTATGAAACATGAACCCAAATTTTATTGCCCACTTTACAATAGAATAGATCTTTATTGCTAttgtttaaaacaacaaaaacagtttaGCAGCTCTTCTTAATTAGCAGCAAAACATACACATAAGAATAAAGTACCGGTAATATTAAAATAGAAtaattgtgggatgtggagtcctgtggATGGATGCATTGTAGAAGTTTGTATTTCTGGTGTTTCACCAACTGAAACTGAAACcatttgcaatttcaaccttttatatatatatatatatatgtatatatatgtatattttttttatagcaaaCTATCTTTGATTATATTAATCTATGAGTCCACCTCGCATAGTGGGACACGTGATAATATTGTAAGATTAGGAAACAGTGCAGTCTATTAAGCTTAAGGAGTCTTTTGTAGCACCACAAGATTCATTGTACAGAGCTTAGATATTTTAGGATGACACGTAACCTTTAATTTTTTGAGTCTTTATCGAAAGTAAAATGTAATTGGCTTTTGGCGTCTGTGGCATAATCTACAAGGAAACAAGAAGTAATGCTGTGGCATCATTGACTCATAAGCATcatctgttatttttatgtgtGCTTGTTGGCATGCCCTCAGTTTCCTTTCGTGGGCTCTCAGAAAAACGACTCTCCTTGACACTTCAAACATCTGCTATGCTCTTAATGCAGAGTGCATATTGCTGCCAGATCAGTAAAAAGATACGTAGGGAAAAAGTTTTTATCTAAGGCGGACACAACAATCTGACCATCTtcttttgatgtcatttttttgtgattctACAGGGAAAATAAACCAGTTCAAGTTTTTGTAGTTCTTTGCCAAAAGCAATGTTGAGAATGGATCATGCTTGAGGCCAACTTGTACTATGATTCCTGGAAAACCTGTTACAAAGTCTACCTACCGGTCACCAGATGCTTCTTAGTTTTGCTGCAGAGATTTGGTACAGATCTACTCCAAGCAGCACAATAAACATATTATGCAATGTCTTGGGAACAATAATCCAAAGTTTCCCACTGATAGCAGCTGGTTGGTGTTTACCTTTCACAGCTCCAGTTGGCCTGTTCCCCTCATTTGCTCTGTCGATTGGGATTATTTCTTAAGCTGATTCTTTGACCAAAGGTCCTCAGCAAACAGCCGACTCAGCTACGGCTAATCTCtgattcatttctgttgttaaCTGTTAATGGATTGATGTATATCTCACATACTGCGCAGAAGTTTGGaggaaataattacaaaaaaatttacaatCAGTGGTTAAACTTTACATAATGCTTGATAATGTATTTAGATGATACCAACCCATTGTTCCTGCAGTCAAAGTTACATAAATTTAGAGATTTTGTCGCACAATTCAAGTTGTATTTAAGGCCAAGAATAAATTATTACCTGAAAACATTCAAAAGCTTTTTAATAAGATGGAAAGGCTTACAAACTGAGAAGTAAAATAGATTTTAGGTCCAACAAGCAAAAGCTTTTTGTGTTGCAGCAGTGTACAAAAATCAAGTAAtttcaaataaattataaagaaaatatctttgtgttgtatgacaattttgaaagtgcataatgttttttgtgtgtattataatCAAAATCTTATAAAGataagacaaaattaatttattaacagcagcaatggttAGAAATCAGGATGCTGacaatttgattttttgtttactgtaatgtaggaaaaggggtgggactaataagcttatacttccacccactccctttcAAACACAAAGAATGTGTATGCACTGGGCCACAGGCAGGtcatgtgtaattttttttttttttttttcttgaaagaaGCCATCTGCATaaaatcttttgtttattgtaatattgtttttttcatttgcaaCTTCTAAATTATTCACCAGTTTAGTCTGTGGACATACAGTTGTTATCACTTTGCCAGCATTACCAGGGTTCCcacagatccttaaaaagtcttaaaaggcattaaaataagGCCTAAAAGTCTTAAAACAGTCTTAAATTTGAACACATAACaagtatgattttatttcattttgaaaactAAACGAAAATTGCCCATCCAACAAAagcttttcttaatggttttttattttttgactatttttgtagtcatcttgtgtttttggagtaattttgattatttgtctgtttttttggtgtatttttctgtcattttgtgtatttttgtgtgtttactttgggcgccaccagttgcacatctgcactagacactaggAAAGAATTACCCTAACTCTGTGTAATTGATTTGGTAGGTTTTTTCtccaattatgtttactgtgaagttggtcttaaattttatttcaaatggcaataaacaaagtctttaaaagtctttaatttaaattgacgaaagctgtaggaaccctgattACAATATACAGTCTGTGTTGCTCTGTGTGCtggatttatttatctattttcatGGACTATTGAATGTTGACTTAGCTTACAGTCTTGTTTATTTACCTTAGAGGGGCTAAAGAAAGAGGCCTCTGGGGTGAGATGAGGTACTGGTCCACTGTTGTTCTGCCATCCATGTGTTTAGTCTTTTCTGGCCTGAGCTGAGCTGAGCAGGGGCGGGACTCGCTGGATGACTGCTCTGCTGACTGGGACCCTGCTGACGTATCGCTCGGCGCCGACCTTCACTCTAATTTATGAGTTCCTCCTTGAACTCTGCTTCCCTCCcatccactctctctctccctctctctcaaaAGCTGTTGATCACAACTTATCTCCAGCTGTACTTTGCTCTCCAAGCTCTGGCTCTGGCAGGCCCACCCGAGTTAACCGCTGACATCACGGCCTGTAAACAAACCAGTGATGTGTAGCAGATGTTGGGAGTTATTCTGCTTGTTCAAGATTTTGTCTCAGTTTAAAAAGAATTCTGTAAAAGTAAGGAAATCATATAGGTAGACATTAAGCTTTTAATAATCTCCGAATAAGGACAGCAATGTAACAgactgtttttgtctttgtttctgAATTTGAAACAACACTCAAAGGAAAGATGTGATTAACATTAGGGGTGTAAGGATACATTCAACCAACGGTTTAATTCTAATCCCGATTTAacaaccaaaaaccaaaaaaacaacaacctcaAATTAAAGATTGAGATGTAATGATGTGCTTAACTTCTTTCAGTTTGAATACATAGAGATCATATTTTGGAGAAAAGTCAAAATACttaagattttatttaaattgtcaaaaaaaaatgtttaactaacatatttttctcttataacCTTCTTACAAACCGTTTGAACtcttaaaccaaaataaactgcacatttcttcatttatcaccGTGCAAAGTTGAACATATATATagtgtacaatatatatatatacagtatatatatatatatgtatctttaaaaacattaaatggaAATCTAAAACAAGTTTGCTTAATTTCCTGGTTttgaatttacatatttttcttaaGGCGTgtatgtgttggtgtgtgtatgTCGCGTGTCTGTGCCAACGGTTCTGGCTTTTTTTGATTGTTTCGGGCGAGGTTGGTACATTGCCCGGTAAATAAGGTGGTGTTTCGATTAGCGTGAGAAAAACGCATAAATGGATTCTGACTCGTCGCGCACGCATGTCAATAAATAGTAGGGCTGTAgacaaccaaggaaatggttggtagcgattagtcgacccaaaaaaaaaaaaacagagaatgaatgagcaggtgcagaggagtaCGAGGAGAAGGAAAAAGAGAGACATATATTCTGCTTTGGCGTTTTGTGGtgccgatttgcttttaaacacagaccattaatgatatgaaccttattcaagctttgaccagaacccgacaaagcaaaagttaaacccACAGGTTGGAccgacattaggtatttatatccgtgctcgacctgaaaccgacaattaaacctattttttcctcatataaatgacatatttgtttgtttttgtggtaagcctgcttttattaataaactgttgatgtcaacatcagatcagcgcacggggaaacaaaCACAGGTGCACAGTGTGTGCTGACAGCTGAagcacaacactttttttttttttttttttttttgcagtgcagCACGTactcacacagctgttgctggacatagaatcatgtttaggcattaaataaattatatttgataattaatccttatcacctatataagtgcatttcattttttttgaaagtcTTGGTCGACCATGACAGCGTTggccaattagtcgactaaacgaccaaagtcGGCAGACCTAGTATATAGTGTCAGGTTGAAACGGGTTTGGATATATCCTTACATCCctaaataatattgtttttgtttgtttcttccaACAGGGGTGCAGTATGTGGAATTAGTCGATTAATTAAAGAAGGCTTCCACTGTTACTCAATTATCTTCTGACCCTGCTGCTTTCTCTGTACCTCTTCACCTTTGGAGGATGCTGGGCTCCATCTgggtgctaaataaataaaaaacaaataaaatgtgccAAACCTGGAGAGGAACTACCTCTGCCCCGTAGACAGCCAATAGAGTTGTGAACGTCGGCCTCTTGTCTAAGGTCTGGCCTGATCTGCCATTTAGCACACAGACGAAGATGAAGAAGGTGGTGACATGGTCATCAGAGGACGTTTCCAACTGGCTGAGCCAACAGGGGATGCCAGAGTACATCGATGTCCTCCGTCAGATGGACGGGCCCACTTTCCTCAGGATCACTGAAGAGGATTTTCAGAAGCCTCCTCTCTCTCTGGTGTCCTCCGACGGTGGGAAACAGCTTTTGGAGCGGCTCGAGACTCTACGGATCGAGACGCACATCGAGGCTCACAAAAACGGCCACGCAAACGGACATGTTGGTGGATTACCCAACGGAACCAGCAAGCCCCAGAGAAACGGCATGAAGGACTTCAGGAAGGAGATGGTGCAGATTACCATCCCCACAACAGAAGCCACTCGCTTTACGTTCCCCACTGAGTGGGGGAAGACGGGCGTAGCGTTCATCTACGCCGTGATTTGCTTTGTCACCACCACCATTATCATTTCAGTGGTTCACGAGCGAGTGCCACCAAAGGAGCACACGCCACCGCTGCCTGATAAGTTCTTCGACCTGTTCAACAGGGTAGAGTGGGCCTTCTCCATCTGTGAGATCAATGGGATGCTGCTGGTTGCACTCTGGCTTATACAGTGGATTTTACTCAAGCACAGGTCGAGACACTCAGGCATTCATTTTGCTCAAATATCAACAATGaaattgtctgtttttctttagttacttatttcctgttttgttttttttttccctgtagGTCAATTATAGGCAGACGTTTCTTTTTCATCGTAGGCACACTTTATCTCTACCGGTGTGTGACAATGTACATCACTACTTTGCCTGTTCCAGGGATGCACTTTAAATGCTCTCCAAAGGTAACACACGCATACACAAAGTTTGAAcagtaacttttttttccccacctccTCTTTGAGCAAATGCATTCTTACTAAAGACACTGATTGCAAAGTCCACAAGGGCTAGTTTTTATAATGGGGGCGGGGTCTACAGTATTGGTTCTTGgcataagaagccaccaaaatgtcacattaaatgtgtttatcacagattcatagaacaatggaccatcattttgctgactttatggatgagccccaaaaagctctcccctttattcccccttttagatggctctgtctccacatgTTCAACCACATTCATGTACAGTtcctggtctctggcacctttatttttggggttgagaaccactgctatagaggGCAGTCGCTCTCACATTTTACATCAAAATATGGCAcatagaaatactttgactaaaatgtcaagagttgggcaagaataaataaacacaactttatactcaattacatttgttttcagcagggttttgttttacttcaaagatgtaattatttaaaatctaaatctgataataaaacaagaattaTTGATACttaattactgagtaaataaagCAAGAActcaagtaatttttttttttttgtaactcccacacaggaagttgcagcATTTCCTTTTGTACAATCTGTACTGTACCTGAATGATTGTTTGTTTGCTCAGTGAGGACTTAAAgggtttaaaaagcttttctaGTGCTTGAGAAAACAAAAGTGATGTTTCCAGGATTGCAAATGTTTTCTTAAAGAGGATCGTGCAAAACAAAATCTTATGTCTGTTTTACAGGAGTTTAGAAATTAAGTTTGAAACTAATTAACCATTTTTCCTGGAGTACGTtttgtttttgaagaaaaacaaaaataaaacatgattacAAAGTAAATGTAACGTTAAACTTGTGGTCAAGGGTGCCTTTTATATCTGCAGCAAGAGAGATAATTAAAGAGCAAATAAAGTTATGTAATGGATGATTTCCTCAAAAGACATGTAGAAAAATAATTATAGTTTTGAACTAAGGTGAGCTATGGTCATAAACAAGAATACAGACAGAATGATATGTATAACATAACCAAGACTGTTCATCTTTTAAGAGAAAACATTGTCTTGCAGGAATCACTGATCCCTCActgtattaattattatatttttactgttgttgtttctaAAGCTGCTGAAATTAATGGCTTTTTTGTCTTGTAGCTTATGGGGAACTGGGAGGCTCAGATGAGGAGGGTGATGAAAATGATCGCCGGCGGGGGTCTATCCATCACAGGGTCCCACAACATGTGTGGGGACTATCTGTACAGCGGCCACACCGTCATGCTAACGCTGACCTACCTTTTCATCAAAGAGTGTAAGTTCTGCTGACGTTAAGGGATTGTTGATTTAAATgggacttgtgtgtgtgtgcatagtTGCTTTATACTA
Protein-coding regions in this window:
- the sgms1a gene encoding phosphatidylcholine:ceramide cholinephosphotransferase 1, with protein sequence MKKVVTWSSEDVSNWLSQQGMPEYIDVLRQMDGPTFLRITEEDFQKPPLSLVSSDGGKQLLERLETLRIETHIEAHKNGHANGHVGGLPNGTSKPQRNGMKDFRKEMVQITIPTTEATRFTFPTEWGKTGVAFIYAVICFVTTTIIISVVHERVPPKEHTPPLPDKFFDLFNRVEWAFSICEINGMLLVALWLIQWILLKHRSIIGRRFFFIVGTLYLYRCVTMYITTLPVPGMHFKCSPKLMGNWEAQMRRVMKMIAGGGLSITGSHNMCGDYLYSGHTVMLTLTYLFIKEYSPRRFWWYHWFCWTLSAVGIFCILLAHDHYTVDVVVAYFITTRLFWWYHTMANQRTLKEASLSNPFSRVWWYRMFQYFEENVSGTVPRNYQVPFSLRALQWSRSVKYSRLDIQ